The sequence ACTGCGGCATCCCCTTCTGCCACCAGGGCTGTCCCCTGGGGAACCTCATCCCGGACTTCAACGACGCGGTGTACCGGGGCCAGTGGAAGGAGGCGTACCAGGTGCTCAGCCGCACCAACACCTTCCCGGAGTTCACCGGACGGCTGTGCCCCGCGCCGTGCGAGGCCGCGTGCGTGCTGGCCATCGACCGCGACGCGGTCACCATCGAGCAGATGGAGAAGGAGATCTCCGAGCGCGCCTTCGCGGAGGGCTGGGTGAAGCCGAAGCCTCCGGCGCGGCGCTCGGGCAAGCGCGTGGCCGTGGTGGGCTCCGGCCCCGCGGGCCTGGCGGCGGCGGCGCAGCTCAATGCCGCGGGGCACAGCGTGACGGTGTACGAGAAGGACGCTCGCGCCGGAGGCCTGCTGCGCTACGGCATCCCGGACTTCAAGCTGGAGAAGTCGGTGCTGGACCGCCGCATCGCGCTGATGGAGGCGGAGGGCATCGTCTTCCGCACCGGCGAGGACGTGTCCGTGACGCCGGGCTGGCGCGCGCTGCGCGAGCAGTACGACGGCGTGGTGCTGGCCATGGGCGCGCGCAAGGCCCGCGAGCTGGACGTGCCGGGCCGCGAGCTGTCCGGCGTGGTGCAGGCCATGGACTACCTGGAGCACCAGAACCGGGTGGTGACGGCGGGAGCGGCACCGGACGCGCGCCTGGAGGCGCAAGGAAAGCGCGTCATCATCCTGGGCGGCGGCGACACGGGCTCGGACTGCCTGGGCACGGCGCTGCGCCAGGGCGCGGTGAACGTGATGCAGGTGGAGCTGCTCCCCGCGCCGCCGCAGGTGCGCGCGAAGGAGAACCCGTGGCCGCGCTGGCCGCTGGTGTTCCGCACGTCGTCCAGCCAGGAGGAGGGCGGCGAGCGCGCCTTCGCGCTGATGACGAAGCGGCTGGAGGGCGAGGACGGCCAGCTCAAGCGGCTGCACGCGGTGCAGGTGGAGGTGCAGCGCGAGCCGGGCGGCGCGGTGAAGCTGGTGGAGGTGCCGGGCTCCGAGCAGGTCTTCGAGGTGGACCTGCTGGTGCTGGCCATGGGCTTCACCGGCCCCCGGACGGACCGGCTGGCGGAGGAGCTGGGCGTGGCGCTGTCGCCGCGCGGCACGGTGCGGGTGGACGCGAAGTTCGCCACCACCGCGGCGGGCGTGTACTGCGCGGGTGACGCGAGCCGGGGCGCGAGCCTCATCGTCTGGGCGCTCGCGGACGGCCGGGAGGCGGCGCGTGCGTTGGACTCCTGGTTGTCCGGCACCGCCTCCGTGCTGCCCACGCGCGGCCAGGACTGCGCGTTCTAGGCCCTGCGTCCCGTCAGTGGACGAAGGTCTCTGGCGGGCGCAGGAAGTTGAGCGGCAGGTCGCGCGGCTCCTTGGCGAAGCTGGCGCGCGACTCGAACAACCGCTTCACCGTCTCCATGTCGCGGATGGGGCCCACCTTGAACGAGGGCTCCTCCACGCTGCCCGCGATCCTGTCGAAGGGCACCACGCCCGCCAGCTCCTCCATGTGCGCCAGCAGGCCCGCGTCGAGCGCGAAGAACCGGCTGCACGTGCTGCAGCTGGCGATCTGGTAGAGCCGCTGCTGGCGTCGCGCCAGGTCCGCGAACGGCCACGATGCCACCGGGGCCCCGAACTGGGTGTCCGGCACGCTGAACATGAAGCCCACGCCTCCACCGGTGAGGAACTTCGAAGGCTTCGCAGGGATGCCGGACGTGGCGCTGATGTGCATGAAGGCATTGTTGCCGTTGGTGCCGTCCAGGGCGGTGTCCCCGAAGTGGCAGCCGTTGCAGGTGTTGCCGGAGAACTCCTTGCGCGCGCAGACCTGCGGAGCGTCACTCGGGTCCACGGCGAAAGCCTCCCAGTGGGTGGGCGGGTTCACTTGCGCGTGACCGCCCAGGAACGGGTTGCCGTTCACCTTGTGGGGCACCGTGAAGGAGGAGGTGCAAGCGCTGGGCACGATGGTCGGCGAGGAGGTGAGGCCGGGCAGGACGGTGTTCAGCACGGTGTGGTTCACGTCCGGGTCCACCTGGGTGTTGTGGGTGGCGTCGTTGGGCGTGAGCGCCACGGTGTGGGGCCGCAGCAGGCCATTGCTGGAAGTGGTGGTCCCGGCGTCGGGGTCCTCATCCGCCAGCTGGAACTCGCGCAGCTCCCACTTTCCACCGGGGGGCGCCAGGGCAATCTCGTTCGTGCGCAGCTGGTTGAGGGCGCTCCCGTTTCCCTTGGAGGGAGCCTTGTTGGCCAGGACGACGCTCTGGGTGATGGTCTCCAGCTTGGACAGGTAGGCCGCGTCGAAGCTCGAGTGGGTGCCCAGGTCGGCCCACTGCCGGGCATAGTCGATGACCTGCTGGCAGCCGACCCGCGGCACGCCGTACTCCACGATGGTGGTGAAGGGCTTGAGGCCACATGTCGCCTCGGAGCCACCGGGCACGCCCCAGAACTGGGGCTGGGTCACACCGAAGACGAAGCGCAGCTCGCCCGCGGTGGAGGTGCCGCCGTAGCCGCCCGTGTTGCCCGCCAGGTCGATGCGGTTGACGATGGCGAGCAGCCGGAAGGGCGCGATGTCCAGGTTCAGCTCACCGGCGATGCCCACCTGCCACTGGCCGCCGGCGTTCGAGAGGAAGGCGTCCCCGCCGCTGGCCAGGGCCCAGGGCCTGATGACCTGGTCGAACATCTCCTGCCGCCGCTGGGGCACGACGTCGCCGTTGATGGTCTGGTCATTGAGCCAGGTGGACAGCCACTTGAGGACGAACCTATCCGGCGTCACGTTCGGTCCCGCGTTCGTGGCCATCTGCCGCATGAGGTGCCCGAAGGTCCACACGCCGCCCCGCGTGCCCTGGTTGGTGCAGGGGTCCCAGGTGCGCGTGGGGTCCTGCACCACCTGCGGACTCCGGAGGAGCAGCGTCTTGTCCCAGAGCGCCTGGCTGCTCGGGGGACCCGCGGGACACCCGTCGATGAGCGTCATCCCTCCGTTGCGGAAGGCCTGGGCCTGGAACTCCAGCCCCTCGAAGCGGGCGGCCGGGTGGCGCCCGTTGAACAGGATGCGCTCCCGGGTGACCTCCCCGAACGCGCCCGACAGCAGCGCCTCCTCGCTCTGCGTCCGCTGATCCAGGGCTTCGTCCGTCACCTGGGAGAACAGGGTGAAGAACTCCGGGCCCGGGCTCTGCGGGATGACGCCCAGCTCCGCCAGCGCGTCGGAGCGGAACAACACCACGGGGTCGCTCGTGCTGCCCACGACGCGAACGAGGCTCTCGGACAGCTCCGCGTTGGCGGGCGGCGCCAGCTTCACGTGCACCGCCGCCGTCTCCTCCAGGGCCGTGGGCTGCTCCAGCTTCTGGGCGAAGACCCGCGCGACGGAAGCGCCCTCCACCAGGGGCAGGTCACCGAGACTGGAGCCCTGCTCCGCCCGTTGAGCGAGGGCTCCCGATGGTGCCTCCGTGGACTCCGTGGCCTTGGAGCAACCACTGACGGCCAGCAGGGCCCCCAATAGCCAGACCGAACGGCCCTTCCATCCCTTGCGCTGCTCGAACATGCCCACCCCGGCGTGAGGCCATCCTTCCCGGATGGCCGGCACGCACCCTGGGTACGAACCTCCGGAGCAGAAGTGGACACAGCCTTCACACGCCGAGTCAAAGTCAGACGCCACACAGGAATCCCTGGCATCTGACTGTTTTTCCATCCCGGGCCCGTCGGAATCCAGACATGGCCCCCATCCTGAAGGGCCATGCGCCGGACGTAAGGCTTCAGTGGACGCGGGCCGCGGGCGGCTGGAGGAAGTCGAGCGGCCGCTGCTGGAGCCGCGTCCTGAAGCCGGGGCGCAGCTCCAGGAGCTGCTTCACCACGCCCACGTCGCGGATGGGGCCCACCGTGAGCGCCGGGGCCAGCGCGCCGGGCGGCACGTCCAGGGGCACGCTCCCGGCGAGCGCCTCCATCCGGGACAGGTAGCCCGCATCCAGGTCGATGAACCAGCCGCACGAGGTGCAGCCGGCCAGCTCCTGGAGCCGCTGGTGCCGGCGCAGCAGGTCCGCGAACGGCCACGACGTCACCTCCGCCCCGAACTGCGCGTCCGGCACGACGAACATGAAGCCGCTGCCCCCGCCCGTCAGGAACTTCGACAGCCGCGCCGGGATGCCCGACGTGGGACTGACGTGCGTGAAGGCCGTGTTGTTCACGCCCGAGAAGTCATTGGTCCCCGTGTCCTTGAAGTGACAGCCATTGCAGGTGTTCACGGAGAACTCCTTGCGCGCGCAGACCTCCGTCGCGTCCGTGGGATCCACGGAGACGCCCGCCCAGTGCGTGGGCGGCGCCACCTGCGCGTTGGCGCCCACGAAGGCCCTCCCCTGGTGGTTGCGAGGCACGACGAAGCGAGCGGAGCACTGCGTGGGCACGACCACCGGCTGCTCGACGCCGTTCTTCACGAACGTGCGCACGAAGGCGTCCACGTCGGGATCCGTCCGGAAGTCGTGGGTCGCGTCATCGGGGGTCAGCGCCATCGTGTGCACGCGCAGACACCCGTTGGAGGGCGTGTCCTTGCCGGTGACGGGGTGCTCGTCCGCCAGCCGGAACTCCCGCAGCTCCCAGGGGAACCCCAGGGCGACCTCGTTGGTGCGAAGCTGGTTCAGCGCGTTCCCGTTGCCCTTGCCCGGAGCGCGGCCTCGCTGGACGACGCTCTCCGTCATCAAGGCGAGCCGCGCGCGGTAGGCCGCGTTGAAGGTGGTGTAGCTCCCCAGTCCGGTCCACTGCCGCGCCCAGGCGAGGACGGCCGGGCACCCTGCCCCCGGCACGCCGTATTCGAAGATGACGGTGAAGGGCTTGAGGTTGCAGGTCGCCTCCGTCCCGCCGCCCCACGGCGAGGGGCGCGTCAGCCCGAAGAGGAAGCGCAGCTCGCCCGGGTTGGACTGCCGGCCGGGGTCCTCCGCGTTGCCGCCCAGGTCGATGCGGTTGACGATGGCGAGCAGCCGGAAGGGCGCGATGTCCAGGTTCAGCGGCTTGCTGAGCACCACCTCCCAGCGGCCCGTGGAGGCATTGAGCTGGAGGGACGAGGTCGCGCCGCTGGCGGCGGCCCAGGGGGCAATCACCTCGTCATACATCTTGCGGCGCGCGGGCACCGTGTCGCCGTTCGACTGGAAGTCATTGAGCCAGAGCGACAGCCAGTTGAGCACGAAGGCCTCGGGCCTGGAGCCGGACCCCTGGGCCATCTCCCGCATGAGGTACGCGAAGGTCCACACGCCGCCCTTGGTCCCCGCGCCGGTGCACGGGTCCCAGGTGCGCGCCGGGTCGAGCACCACGGCCGGGTCGCGGATCATCAGCGTCCGCTCCCACCAGGCCTGGGTGGAGGCCGGCACCTGGGGGCAGGTCATGAACGGCATCAGCGCGCCCTGCGCGAAAGCGTCGGGGTCCACGGACAGCCCCTCGTAACGGGCGGCCGGGTGGCGGCCGTTGAACAGGACGGTCTCCCGGGTGGGCGTCCCGAACTCGCCCGACGCCATCCGGCGCTCGTTCTCCCTGCGCTGGTGCAGCTCCGAGTCCGGCAGCTGCGAGAAGAGCGTGAAGAACTCCGGGCCGGGGCTCTCTGGAATCACGCCCAGCCGGACCAGCGTGTCGGAGCGGAACAGGACCGTGGGCCGCGCCGGGTCCCCCACCACGCGCACCAGGCTGTCCGTCAGCAGCCGGTTGGCCGGGGGCGGCAGCTTCACGTGCACGGCGGTCGTCTCTCCCAGGGCCGTGGGATGCTCCAGCTTCTGGGCGAACACCTCGGCGACCGACAGGCTCGGCACGAAGGGCAGCTCGCCGATGCTGGAGATGGTGCCCCCCGGGCCAGCTTGCGCCTCGTCCTGGGCCTCCTGCGACGGCGGCGCTTGCGAGGGCGCCGGCTCCTTCGCGCATCCGCTGACCGCCAGCACGGCTCCCAATAAAGCGATTCTCAATTCCTTGCATTCAAGTGACATACAGCTCCCCCGGCGAAGCCAGCCTCATCCAGCCATGGATGGCATTGCCTCAACGCCGTGGGCGCGCGTGCATGAACAAGCGTCCGATACCGGGCCCGCCTCCGTCACTCCCCGGACAGCGGGCTGCCCGCGCGAATGATCCGCGAGGGCCCGGCCCATCCCGTTCCCGACAGCATCCCGGCCTCGCGGGGTCCACACGCTTGGGGCGCGGGCGGCGTGGGCACCGCGAGCGCCACGGTGGGGATCTCGCCCACGGTCTCTCCGTGCTGGCTCAGGTCCAGGCCCAGCTCCTCCTGCTCCGGGGTGACGCGCAGCGGGACGATGCGGTCCACGAGCTTGTAGAGCAGGTAAGAGCCCACGAAGGAGAAGACGGACACGACGACCAGCGCCAGCAGGTGCATGAGGAAGGTGCGCGTGGTGCCGTAGAGCAGGCCCACGTCCTTGGCGAGCACGCCGGTGAGCACCATGCCGACGATGCCGCCCAGGCCGTGGCAGGGGAACACGTCGAGCGTGTCGTCCAGCGCGGTGCGGCTCTTGAAGTGCACGGCGGCGTTGCTGACGAAGCTGGCGACCAGGCCCACCAGGATGCTCTGCCCCACGGTGATGAAGCCCGCGGCGGGCGTGACGGCGACCAGGCCCACCACCGCGCCCACGCAGGCGCCCATGGCGCTGGGCTTGCGGCCGCGCAGCCAGTCAAAGGCGATCCACCCGAGCATCGCGGCGGCGGAGGCCGTGTTGGTGGTGGCGAACGCCAGCGTGGCCAGCGACGAGGCGGACAGCGCGGAGCCCGCGTTGAAGCCGAACCAGCCGAACCACAGCATGCCCGTGCCGAGCATCACGAAGGGCACGTTGGCGGGCGCGTGCGTGGCATGCGTCAGGTGCACCTGGCGGCGGCCCAGGACGATGGCGCCCGCGAGCGCTGCGAGCCCCGCGGACATGTGCACCACGGTGCCGCCCGCGAAGTCGAGCACTCCCCATTGGCGCAGGAAGCCCTCCGGGTGCCACGTCCAGTGGGCCAGCGGCGCGTAGATGAAGAGGCTGAAGAGCACCATGAAGAGCAGGTACGCCTTGAAGCGCACGCGCTCCGCGAACGCGCCGGTGATGAGCGCCGGGGTGATGATGGCGAACTTGAGCTGGAAGAGCGCGAAGAGCAGCAGCGGCACCGTGGGCGCCAGGTCCGGGTGCGTCTCACCGCCCACGCCGCTGAACATGAAGAAGGTGCGCGGGTCGCCGATGAAGCCGTGGAAGCTGTCGCCGAAGCACAGGCTGAAGCCCACCACGACCCACAGCACGCTGATGACGGCCATGGCGATGAAGCTCTGCATCAGCGTGGAGACCACGTTCTTCAGCCGCACCATGCCGCCGTAGAAGAACGACAGGCCGGGCGTCATCAGCAGCACCAGCGCCGTGGCGGTGAGCAGCCACGCGGTGTCCGCCGCGTTGATGGGGCCGCCCTGCTTCACCTGCGCCGCCGGGGTCACCAGCAGGCCCGCCACCCCCACCGCCACCAGCAGGACCATCGCCATCCACTTCTGCATCGCCGCACCTCTCCAGAGAGCTGACGCAACGCAGTGTAGGTCCAGATACGGATATTTTCAATCCACCGGAGCCTAGACTCACGCAGATTAAGCCTAAATTGGACTCCAGAAAGCCCAGAACCTCGGTGTCTCATGGTTCCTGGCCGGTCAGTCCTCGGAGTCGTCGGTCCCGAGTTCCTCAGGAAGCGGGTTGTTCATCAGGGTGAGCCGCCCGGGGAGCTGGACCACGAGGAAGCCCTTGCCGTCGATGCGGATCTGCATGCGGTGGAGGGCCTCACCCGTTTTGAGCCAGGCCTCCGCTTCATCCCG comes from Corallococcus macrosporus and encodes:
- a CDS encoding ammonium transporter; protein product: MQKWMAMVLLVAVGVAGLLVTPAAQVKQGGPINAADTAWLLTATALVLLMTPGLSFFYGGMVRLKNVVSTLMQSFIAMAVISVLWVVVGFSLCFGDSFHGFIGDPRTFFMFSGVGGETHPDLAPTVPLLLFALFQLKFAIITPALITGAFAERVRFKAYLLFMVLFSLFIYAPLAHWTWHPEGFLRQWGVLDFAGGTVVHMSAGLAALAGAIVLGRRQVHLTHATHAPANVPFVMLGTGMLWFGWFGFNAGSALSASSLATLAFATTNTASAAAMLGWIAFDWLRGRKPSAMGACVGAVVGLVAVTPAAGFITVGQSILVGLVASFVSNAAVHFKSRTALDDTLDVFPCHGLGGIVGMVLTGVLAKDVGLLYGTTRTFLMHLLALVVVSVFSFVGSYLLYKLVDRIVPLRVTPEQEELGLDLSQHGETVGEIPTVALAVPTPPAPQACGPREAGMLSGTGWAGPSRIIRAGSPLSGE
- a CDS encoding glutamate synthase subunit beta, which translates into the protein MGKPTGFMEWQRVPAPKRDKAERLEDWRELHLPLAADEAKRQAGRCMDCGIPFCHQGCPLGNLIPDFNDAVYRGQWKEAYQVLSRTNTFPEFTGRLCPAPCEAACVLAIDRDAVTIEQMEKEISERAFAEGWVKPKPPARRSGKRVAVVGSGPAGLAAAAQLNAAGHSVTVYEKDARAGGLLRYGIPDFKLEKSVLDRRIALMEAEGIVFRTGEDVSVTPGWRALREQYDGVVLAMGARKARELDVPGRELSGVVQAMDYLEHQNRVVTAGAAPDARLEAQGKRVIILGGGDTGSDCLGTALRQGAVNVMQVELLPAPPQVRAKENPWPRWPLVFRTSSSQEEGGERAFALMTKRLEGEDGQLKRLHAVQVEVQREPGGAVKLVEVPGSEQVFEVDLLVLAMGFTGPRTDRLAEELGVALSPRGTVRVDAKFATTAAGVYCAGDASRGASLIVWALADGREAARALDSWLSGTASVLPTRGQDCAF